The genomic DNA CAATTAATATCTGATTCTAAAATCTCACCACTACGTGGGTCACTTACATGTGGGCCATTGGCATTTGGAATATTAGAGGCTAAATATCTTACTACAGAATAACGCACATCTTCTGGAGACCACTCAGGGTCTTCTTCTGGCGTTGGTGGTTCCTTGGCTATTATAGCATTTTTAAAACCAGCATCTTCAAAAGCTACTTGCCAATCTTCAATCCCTGCTTTTATGTATGGAACCCATTTTTTAGGAGTAGCTCTATCTATGTAATACACAATCTGTTTTTTAGGTTCGACCAATTCTCCTCTTTTGAATTTTTCGATATCCTCATCCTTTACTTCTAATCGCCACCTATCTATATAAGTAACTGTTTTACTTTTATGTGCTTCAAGTCCAAAATCTACTTGTCTACTATTAAACCAGCCTACGCGCTCATCAAAATAGCGCCTTTTCATTGGTTTTTTTGGTAGTAGTATCATAGAATTATTCATCTCTACTGAAACTGCCCCTAAACTTTTATTACTTGGTGCATTACCAGCAGGATACGTTTTTACGTGTCTTGCTTCAATATTTAAAGGGTAACTTTTAATGGATTCTATAAAACTTCTGCTAGCATCCAGTCTCCCTATTTTATAGGCTTTTTTTTGCCCTGACGTAACGTTTAATGTATTAACGTCTGAAGTGAATAGTTTAGTAACATCTATAACCGTGGCAGGGTGTAACGAGTTTTTTTTATTATAAGCTTTAATATCAAAAGCATAGAGTATAGGCTCAAAATTAGAATTGACTACAGATTCGTAAATAGGTAAGGAGTCTGCCGCTACATTTCTATGGGATACCACACGCAATAATATTTTTTTATTTTTTTTCTCCCAACGTAGCATTTGTGTATTGTTCTTATTCCCACCAAAGTCAATACCTGTGGCAGTTTTAGCGATTCGTGTTACCATAAGCATCTCTCTGCCTAATAATGAGTCTTGAATTTCATAGAAATAACTCTCACCAATTTTATGAACATCAAAAAGGCCTGTATCTGTTTTTGCTTCTTTGGTTATTACCTTATCATAAGGTTTTATAGCGTCTTTTTTTGGTTTAGGTTTTTTGATAGTGTCTTTTTGTTCAGTCTTTTTCTTTTTTTTCTTAAAAAGCTGAGCTTCTGCAGTATTGGTTAGACATAAAGCAAAAAGTAATGACAAAAGAATGGTGATCTTGTATTTCATTTTTTTATGATAGATTTTTGAAAAGGATTTTGGTTAAAACTGGATAGTAGTCTAGAAAAAAGGAAGCTGGCGTGTTGTACCAACCTCCTTTTCAGACAAACTCAAAATAAACTAAAACTAAACTAATTCAATTTAGATTTTTTATATATGTTTCTGTTTTTAAAAAATACAGTAATTAAGATTTGGTGTTTCATCTACAAAAGCAGTATTATTAGGATAACTAACTTCACTTAAAACAACCTCGCCATCAGGATTTAATAACTGAAAACGTACTTCGCTTGTCCAGAATTCGCCATCACCATCAAAGGAAATAGTCATTTCTGAAGCTCCTGGACTTACATCAAAAGGAAAGTCAATATCGGCTCTACCTGGTCCCGCATTGGTAAAGTTTTGTGCAACACCATCTACAGTTATTGTTACAAATGGTGTTCCTGCTGTGTACGCCCAACCATCACCAAAAGTATCTCGAGTTCTTAAAATCCATGTGCCTGGAGATGGTCCAGTTACAGGACAAAATAATGACATATTTAAAGTGACGCTTGCTGGATTATTTACAGAATCACCATCAATGATTAGGGTTAAAACCTCACCAGTACTATCTATAGCATCACCAGCTTCTATCTGTATATTTCCTTGGTTTTCACCTTGCGCTATAGTTATTTGAGACGCTATATTATAAGCATTAGCTGTATATGTACTATTCTCTTCATCTACAGTTACACTAAATGTTTCGGTAGAGGATAAAGGAAATGAATGAAAAACTGGGATACTAAAATTACCAGTTTCTCCAAGAGTGACTGTAAAGTCATATTCATCATTAGCCACGTCTATAAATGCAAACTTATTATTTGTAAAATCTATATTTTCTTCACATGACAATACTAGTAGTGTAGTTGCCAATAATAAAAATTTTATTTTTTTCATCTTAGAATGTGTTATGTTAATCAATATTATTATTTAAACGAGATTCTATTTCTGGAATTGGATACGTCCACAGTGGATCACCCGCTGGTACTTCCAATAGTGTGGGTCTAGTAGTATCATGATTAGCATCTGTTCTATCCAATGGCAGGTTATTTCGTTTTAAATCTAGAAAACGGAACCCTTCTCCCCAAAGCTCTAATCTTCGGTACAGCCAAATTTCTTCTAAAAGATCCTGCCCCGTATTAGTAGACAACACAGCATTTGCATCTCTATTACTATTTAGTTCAAACAACGTCATTGCTGCAGTACCATCATCACCATTACGTTGTTGTGCTTCTGCTTTTATTAAAAGCATTTCTGCAGCACGCATTGCTGGGGTGTCACCTTGTTGAAGGTTTCCTCGTCTCCAATCTCTCGCCTTAAATTTAAAAGCATGATAAGGTACTTTCTGGTGACTACCAAAAGCAGTAAAAGGGTCTCCATTCTCATCTATATCTTGAAACCTGTCATCTCCTGGGATGTCTCTACTAAAATTTGCTAATCGAATATCTGTATCAGAAATAGTTACTACATCATCATAAAGTGTTGACAAAATACGTTTTGGATTTTCTCTAACGTGTCCAGAATTTCCATTCCATGTCATATTCACGAAAAAATGTCCAAAAAAGTTAGCATTAAAAAGTTCCCTAGGCCATGCCCATAGCCATTCTTGGTTAGAGACATCATTAAACCCAGTTAAGTAATCTGCATTTTCCATTAGTGGAAATCCTGCTAAAGCAGCATCTGCCATAGTTATAGCTAAATCCCAATCTTCTTGTATTAAAGCAACACGCGCCATAATACCTTGAGCTATATTTTTGTTTATGTAGTATTTACTATCTCTTTCTTCAGTAAGTAAATCTATAGCTCTTTCTAAATCTGAGTTTATAAGGGTATAGGTTTCTCCAACTGTAGATCTAGGTGCT from Flavivirga abyssicola includes the following:
- a CDS encoding RagB/SusD family nutrient uptake outer membrane protein; translation: MKRTIKHIKKIAICLAVIFTASCSEDFLENINKDAPSNGVILGNVENAQLALDGLIGSMTNRVVTSQSATINSQERGGYPIQLVQMDFLGEDIPFVAGDLSFDIRYQDAYTWEMLTGAESGLVEMAWAHSYAIINQANLILDNIDGTSGPDSIKDNIKGQTLTVRAFAYLHLVQLFGDRYVAGTENTQLGPVIYTTSTQDTAPRSTVGETYTLINSDLERAIDLLTEERDSKYYINKNIAQGIMARVALIQEDWDLAITMADAALAGFPLMENADYLTGFNDVSNQEWLWAWPRELFNANFFGHFFVNMTWNGNSGHVRENPKRILSTLYDDVVTISDTDIRLANFSRDIPGDDRFQDIDENGDPFTAFGSHQKVPYHAFKFKARDWRRGNLQQGDTPAMRAAEMLLIKAEAQQRNGDDGTAAMTLFELNSNRDANAVLSTNTGQDLLEEIWLYRRLELWGEGFRFLDLKRNNLPLDRTDANHDTTRPTLLEVPAGDPLWTYPIPEIESRLNNNID